Proteins encoded within one genomic window of Chelatococcus sp. HY11:
- the treY gene encoding malto-oligosyltrehalose synthase: MRESGRTYPRATMRLQLHGGFTFDDAAGVVPYMADLGISHLYTSPILTARPGSTHGYDVVDPMTVNVELGGEPGLLRLVERLRSHDMGLIVDSVPNHMGVGRDNIWWMDVLASGRHSEFARFFDIDWDAYPRVILPVLGDTLDNCIDRGEINVVLDADSNALAIAYGEHHFPLSSNSTPGRPTSTDPHEPKTPTASGLRALLARQHYELVFWREAAKRLNWRRFFDINELVAVRVEDPVVFEATHAALFRLYAEGVIDGLRIDHIDGLTDPYGYCRALRQRLADLEARRPPGAPRGPYVIVEKILAEREDLPQNWGIDGSTGYDFMDEVGSFLHDAEGELPLTRLWQEGSGRAADFHAEERQARTELLEGSLRPEFERAAAALTDVARGRGPVLEKEAIGKEAITSALRALVINFPVYRTYAGAAGRPKQDAWAMEEALAAARSSCPEDDVAVLAEIDRWLGGEAPDSLASGEERDKRVKAIQRFQQLTAPLAAKSVEDTAFYRYGRLLSRNEVGSNPGLFARDADAFLARSLSRGRDYPGAMLATATHDHKRGEDVRARLAVLSECAEEWMTQVRAWRHDHGSLLAQVGATGEAGEDLMLYQMIVGAWPYTLRADDSDGLKLFAERLAGWQEKALREAKLRTSWTAPDDAYEAAQRQFLFMLLDPTRCAFAGEAGAFVGRIAPAGALNGLAQTLLRLTLPGVPDTYQGTEFWDFSLVDPDNRRPVDFAARQAALATLTTASDRAASWQDGRVKQAVAAHALRARKAHPGLFADGIFEPLTATGTRSDNIFAFGRQAGNRSAITIVSRIAFRLLGNSPHIPVEALAQTRVCIPPQLKGRYHDVMSGRTVKITSDLRLADVLLDLPVALLIRDEAEPTIT; this comes from the coding sequence ATGAGAGAGAGCGGCAGGACCTATCCCCGCGCCACGATGCGTTTGCAACTCCACGGAGGCTTTACCTTCGATGATGCGGCCGGGGTCGTGCCTTACATGGCTGATCTCGGCATCAGCCACCTCTACACATCACCCATCCTGACCGCGCGTCCGGGCTCGACGCATGGCTATGATGTGGTCGATCCGATGACCGTCAATGTGGAACTCGGCGGAGAGCCGGGGCTCCTCCGGCTGGTGGAGAGGCTTCGCAGTCACGATATGGGCCTCATCGTCGACAGCGTGCCCAACCATATGGGGGTGGGGCGGGACAACATCTGGTGGATGGACGTACTGGCATCGGGGCGCCACAGCGAATTCGCGCGTTTCTTCGACATTGACTGGGACGCGTATCCCCGCGTCATCCTGCCTGTCCTCGGGGATACGCTCGACAACTGCATAGACCGCGGTGAAATCAATGTTGTACTCGACGCGGACAGCAATGCGTTGGCGATAGCCTATGGCGAGCATCATTTCCCGCTGTCGTCCAACAGCACCCCCGGTCGGCCCACATCGACCGACCCTCACGAGCCGAAAACTCCAACGGCGTCAGGTCTTCGCGCGCTGCTCGCCCGGCAACATTATGAGCTGGTGTTCTGGCGCGAGGCGGCGAAGCGGCTGAACTGGCGCCGGTTCTTCGACATCAACGAGCTCGTGGCCGTGCGGGTCGAGGATCCTGTCGTCTTCGAAGCCACCCATGCGGCCTTGTTCAGGCTTTATGCGGAGGGGGTAATCGACGGGCTGCGCATCGACCATATCGATGGCCTGACCGATCCCTACGGCTATTGCCGCGCCCTGCGTCAGCGCCTCGCGGATCTGGAGGCGAGACGCCCGCCGGGCGCGCCACGCGGTCCCTACGTCATCGTCGAGAAGATCCTCGCTGAACGTGAAGACCTTCCCCAGAATTGGGGCATCGACGGCTCGACTGGCTATGACTTCATGGATGAAGTCGGGTCTTTCCTACACGATGCGGAGGGAGAGCTGCCGCTCACACGCCTTTGGCAGGAAGGGAGCGGCCGCGCGGCTGACTTCCATGCCGAGGAACGCCAGGCGCGCACGGAACTTTTGGAGGGAAGCCTGCGGCCGGAGTTCGAGCGCGCCGCGGCTGCCCTCACGGATGTAGCGCGAGGTCGCGGCCCAGTGCTTGAAAAAGAAGCGATCGGCAAAGAGGCGATCACGTCTGCGTTGAGGGCGCTCGTCATCAATTTCCCGGTCTATCGCACCTACGCAGGGGCGGCGGGAAGGCCGAAGCAGGACGCCTGGGCGATGGAGGAAGCGCTTGCCGCGGCGCGGTCATCCTGTCCGGAGGATGACGTTGCTGTTCTGGCAGAGATCGACCGTTGGCTTGGCGGCGAGGCACCGGATTCGCTGGCCTCGGGCGAAGAACGCGACAAGCGCGTCAAGGCCATCCAGCGGTTCCAGCAACTGACGGCGCCGTTGGCCGCCAAATCCGTTGAAGATACGGCATTCTATCGATATGGCAGGCTCCTCTCGCGTAACGAAGTGGGATCGAACCCTGGTCTGTTCGCCCGCGACGCGGACGCGTTCCTGGCCCGGTCGCTCAGCCGCGGCAGGGACTATCCTGGCGCCATGCTGGCGACGGCGACCCATGACCACAAGCGCGGCGAGGATGTGCGCGCGAGACTTGCCGTGCTCTCCGAATGCGCTGAGGAATGGATGACGCAGGTCCGTGCCTGGCGCCACGACCACGGCTCCTTGCTCGCGCAGGTGGGCGCTACCGGCGAGGCTGGCGAGGACCTGATGCTGTACCAGATGATCGTCGGCGCATGGCCCTATACCCTGCGCGCTGATGACAGTGATGGTCTAAAGCTGTTTGCCGAACGCTTGGCCGGGTGGCAGGAGAAGGCGCTACGGGAGGCCAAGCTGCGCACGAGCTGGACAGCTCCCGACGACGCTTATGAAGCTGCGCAACGGCAATTCCTGTTCATGCTCCTCGATCCGACGCGATGCGCTTTCGCTGGCGAAGCTGGAGCCTTCGTTGGACGCATCGCACCGGCCGGGGCGTTGAACGGGCTCGCCCAAACCTTGCTGCGCCTCACGCTCCCCGGCGTTCCGGATACCTATCAGGGCACGGAGTTCTGGGATTTCAGCCTTGTGGACCCGGACAATCGCCGTCCGGTCGATTTCGCGGCGCGTCAAGCCGCTCTCGCGACGCTAACGACCGCGTCCGACCGTGCCGCTTCCTGGCAGGACGGCCGCGTCAAGCAGGCTGTTGCCGCGCACGCGCTCCGCGCCAGGAAAGCACATCCAGGACTTTTTGCGGACGGGATCTTTGAGCCTCTAACGGCGACAGGAACGCGCTCTGACAACATCTTCGCTTTCGGCCGCCAAGCTGGGAACCGGTCCGCCATTACCATTGTGAGCAGAATAGCCTTCCGGCTGCTCGGAAATTCCCCGCATATCCCAGTCGAGGCACTGGCGCAGACGCGCGTTTGTATCCCGCCGCAACTCAAGGGTCGCTATCACGATGTGATGTCAGGTCGGACCGTGAAAATCACGAGCGATCTCCGACTAGCCGACGTGCTTCTCGACTTGCCTGTCGCTCTCCTCATCCGGGATGAGGCCGAGCCGACGATCACGTGA
- a CDS encoding general stress protein — translation MKTTVSALFDDYTTAREAVRDLENSGIPTDDISIMANNAEGRDRVTDSDAAEDAGIGAGVGAAVGGVGGLLTGLGIMAIPGVGPVVAAGWLAATGAGALAGAAVGGAAGGLIGSMTGAGIPERDANLYAEGVRRGGSLVTARVEETMAAEARNILERRNAVDLNKREQVYRDAGWSRFDEASPPFTPDEIRRERDVYRLP, via the coding sequence ATGAAGACGACCGTATCGGCGCTTTTTGACGACTACACGACCGCCAGAGAAGCTGTTCGCGACCTTGAGAATTCTGGTATTCCCACTGACGATATCAGCATTATGGCCAATAACGCCGAAGGGCGTGATCGCGTTACCGATTCCGACGCTGCGGAAGACGCCGGAATAGGCGCCGGTGTCGGAGCCGCGGTTGGCGGCGTCGGTGGTCTTCTCACCGGCCTGGGGATCATGGCGATCCCCGGTGTAGGGCCTGTCGTTGCCGCTGGCTGGCTCGCGGCAACGGGCGCCGGCGCCTTGGCTGGAGCGGCAGTTGGAGGAGCGGCCGGCGGGTTGATCGGATCGATGACAGGCGCCGGCATTCCCGAGCGCGACGCAAACCTTTATGCAGAAGGTGTCCGACGCGGCGGCTCCCTAGTCACTGCCCGCGTCGAAGAGACGATGGCGGCGGAAGCGCGCAACATTCTGGAGAGGCGAAATGCTGTCGACTTGAACAAGCGCGAGCAGGTCTATCGCGACGCGGGCTGGAGCAGATTTGATGAAGCTTCGCCACCATTTACGCCCGATGAGATCAGGCGCGAACGCGATGTTTATCGCCTCCCATAA
- a CDS encoding PepSY domain-containing protein, with protein MRTVLTAAIVAASFVAANAQTPPANTNPGTPAVTSPGANNPGAPAAGANSFTESQARSRLGDAGFTNITGLAKDNDGVWRGKATKGGATHDVSLDYQGNVLPK; from the coding sequence ATGAGAACGGTACTCACCGCTGCCATTGTTGCTGCATCTTTTGTTGCAGCCAATGCTCAGACACCGCCAGCCAATACCAATCCAGGCACGCCTGCGGTGACGTCGCCTGGCGCCAACAATCCCGGAGCGCCTGCCGCGGGCGCCAATAGCTTCACTGAGTCGCAAGCGCGGTCTCGCCTCGGCGATGCAGGCTTCACGAACATCACCGGTCTCGCGAAAGACAACGATGGCGTCTGGCGCGGCAAGGCGACAAAAGGCGGCGCAACTCATGACGTGAGCCTTGATTACCAGGGAAACGTCCTTCCGAAGTAG
- a CDS encoding SDR family oxidoreductase: MATLQDPRGQYPSPPFPSQPQAMPGLARKMDPLPDHGEESYRGSGKLAGRKALVTGGDSGIGRAVAIAFAREGADVAICYLPDEEPDAKEVIALIKAEGRQALALPGDIKDEGWCHQLVARTVSELGGLDILVINAARQQYRDEVAEVSTADFDHTMKTNLYAMHWIVQAALPRMPAGAAVITTASIQAYQPSPILLDYATTKAGIVAYTKALSKKLIEKGIRVNAVAPGPIWTVLQPSGGQPDEKVRNFGKDSDFGRPGQPVELAPVYVLLASPEASFITGEVYGVTGGKGVA, translated from the coding sequence ATGGCTACGTTGCAGGATCCCCGCGGGCAGTATCCAAGCCCTCCGTTCCCCAGCCAACCACAAGCAATGCCTGGGCTTGCGCGTAAAATGGATCCCTTGCCGGACCACGGAGAAGAAAGCTATCGAGGCTCTGGCAAGCTTGCGGGGCGCAAGGCCCTGGTTACGGGTGGCGATTCCGGCATAGGTCGAGCGGTGGCCATCGCATTTGCACGAGAGGGCGCGGACGTTGCCATCTGCTACCTGCCCGATGAAGAGCCGGATGCCAAAGAGGTCATTGCCCTGATCAAGGCGGAGGGCCGGCAAGCTTTAGCCTTGCCAGGAGACATTAAGGACGAGGGCTGGTGCCATCAGCTCGTCGCGCGGACGGTCTCCGAATTGGGTGGTCTCGATATTCTGGTCATCAACGCGGCTCGGCAGCAGTACCGAGACGAGGTTGCGGAAGTAAGCACCGCTGATTTCGACCACACCATGAAGACCAATCTGTACGCCATGCATTGGATTGTTCAAGCTGCGCTGCCGCGTATGCCGGCTGGTGCTGCTGTGATCACGACGGCTTCGATCCAGGCTTATCAGCCATCACCGATCCTGCTCGACTACGCGACCACGAAAGCGGGAATTGTAGCTTACACAAAGGCGCTCTCCAAAAAACTCATCGAAAAGGGCATACGGGTCAACGCCGTCGCGCCTGGTCCTATCTGGACGGTGCTGCAGCCGAGCGGCGGTCAGCCTGATGAGAAGGTTCGGAATTTCGGCAAGGACAGTGATTTTGGCCGCCCTGGCCAACCCGTAGAGTTAGCGCCGGTCTACGTCCTATTGGCCTCGCCGGAAGCCAGCTTTATCACGGGCGAGGTTTATGGGGTTACCGGCGGAAAGGGAGTTGCGTGA
- a CDS encoding ferritin-like domain-containing protein yields the protein MTMAKAQNLEMLFHETLKDILYAEKQILKALPKMARSASSNELKQAFLAHRDETETHVERLQQIFEMIDKPARGKTCDAILGIVEEGKEVMEEFAASPALDAGLTASAQAVEHYEIARYGTLKTWAGQLGLKDAAKLLEQTLQEEIKTDKLLTQLAERSVNAKAA from the coding sequence ATGACGATGGCTAAAGCGCAAAATCTCGAAATGCTTTTCCACGAGACGCTGAAAGATATCCTTTATGCAGAAAAGCAGATCTTAAAAGCGCTGCCCAAGATGGCCCGAAGCGCGTCCTCGAACGAGTTGAAACAGGCTTTTCTCGCGCACCGTGACGAGACTGAAACCCATGTCGAGCGCCTCCAGCAGATTTTCGAGATGATCGATAAACCTGCGCGCGGCAAGACCTGCGACGCCATTCTCGGCATAGTCGAGGAGGGCAAGGAGGTCATGGAGGAGTTTGCCGCTTCGCCAGCCCTGGACGCGGGCCTGACTGCCTCCGCGCAGGCGGTCGAGCATTATGAAATCGCCCGCTATGGCACGCTCAAGACCTGGGCGGGACAGCTTGGCCTGAAGGATGCCGCAAAGCTCCTCGAGCAAACCCTGCAGGAGGAAATAAAGACGGACAAGCTTTTGACGCAGCTGGCGGAGCGATCCGTAAACGCCAAGGCTGCGTAG
- a CDS encoding manganese catalase family protein yields the protein MFLRIDKLQIELPAPKSQDPNAAAALQELLGGKYGEMSTLGNYLFQSFNFRSKSKLRPFYSLVAAITAEELGHVELVSNGVAMLANGPDPEAGDSGDGGDISGAPYEMMKDARLAGAFFSHAGGAMPINSNAMSWNADMVTTTGNVVVDLLHNFHLECGARLHKLRVYESLTDPTGREVCGYLLVRGSVHAHAYALALKKITGVELERFLPTPNIPLDKIPECQKYLAEGSHRRLYTFSPGDYEEMAGIWGNGEVALPLDPPGELEIVEGAPDGGKIHDLTGTPSAFTPDYAPEEMFEIATKLWKKSR from the coding sequence ATGTTTTTACGTATTGATAAGCTTCAGATCGAATTACCTGCTCCTAAATCTCAGGATCCGAATGCCGCCGCGGCACTGCAAGAGCTGCTCGGTGGTAAATATGGAGAAATGTCAACGCTCGGCAACTACTTGTTTCAAAGTTTTAACTTCCGTAGCAAAAGCAAGTTGCGGCCATTCTACAGCTTGGTCGCGGCCATTACCGCGGAGGAGCTCGGCCATGTGGAACTGGTCAGCAATGGTGTCGCTATGCTCGCCAATGGTCCGGATCCGGAGGCCGGTGATTCTGGAGATGGCGGGGACATATCCGGCGCTCCATACGAAATGATGAAAGACGCGCGGCTCGCGGGTGCGTTTTTCTCCCATGCCGGCGGCGCAATGCCTATCAATAGCAACGCGATGTCGTGGAATGCCGATATGGTCACGACGACGGGCAATGTCGTGGTCGATCTCCTGCACAATTTCCATCTTGAGTGCGGGGCGCGGCTGCACAAGCTGCGTGTCTATGAAAGTTTGACCGATCCGACCGGCCGTGAGGTGTGCGGCTATCTGCTCGTGAGAGGCTCTGTTCACGCTCACGCCTATGCATTGGCATTAAAGAAAATTACGGGCGTCGAGCTGGAGAGATTCTTACCCACGCCCAACATCCCGTTGGATAAGATACCTGAATGCCAAAAGTATCTTGCGGAGGGATCCCACCGCCGCCTCTACACCTTCAGCCCTGGCGACTATGAGGAGATGGCCGGCATTTGGGGCAATGGCGAGGTAGCCCTCCCTCTGGATCCGCCGGGTGAGCTTGAAATCGTCGAAGGAGCCCCTGACGGGGGCAAAATCCATGACCTCACAGGCACGCCATCCGCGTTCACGCCAGACTACGCACCTGAGGAAATGTTTGAAATCGCGACAAAACTTTGGAAAAAGTCCCGATGA